A genomic window from Pseudonocardia broussonetiae includes:
- a CDS encoding cupin domain-containing protein, with the protein MTAQGFHPDLGTAPAPPARIHHVRAGELTADTAQTPGMRRYEAISGRTVGSAVLWTGETHVAPATSSGDHHHGEAETSIYVVSGRPEFVFHDGTDEVVVRTGPGDHVFVPPWLPHREVNPDPDDPAVVVISRSTQEGIVVAVPSLRPADGAAPG; encoded by the coding sequence GTGACCGCGCAGGGCTTCCACCCCGACCTGGGCACGGCCCCCGCGCCGCCCGCGCGCATCCACCACGTCCGCGCCGGCGAGCTGACCGCGGACACCGCGCAGACCCCCGGGATGCGGCGCTACGAGGCGATCAGCGGCCGGACCGTCGGGTCGGCCGTGCTCTGGACGGGCGAGACGCACGTCGCCCCGGCCACGAGCTCGGGCGACCACCACCACGGCGAGGCCGAGACGTCGATCTACGTCGTCTCCGGGCGTCCCGAGTTCGTCTTCCACGACGGCACGGACGAGGTCGTGGTCCGCACCGGTCCCGGCGACCACGTGTTCGTCCCGCCCTGGCTGCCGCACCGCGAGGTCAACCCCGACCCCGACGACCCCGCGGTCGTGGTGATCTCCCGCTCGACGCAGGAGGGGATCGTCGTCGCCGTGCCCTCGCTGCGCCCGGCGGACGGAGCGGCGCCGGGCTGA
- a CDS encoding alpha/beta hydrolase, with protein sequence MTVAAADTLTWTGPPEVAPRGTLVVLPGRGEHPGIYERFGRRIAVDGYRVTAVADPVADAGRAASLVAAALDGAPGPHVLVGSDTGALLAAALVADGRVPADALVLAGLPAGPPGAPEPDGEVAARTACPTHAARIAAPDGVRAGALAEPVPDGWLERADPARIGVPVLGLHGAADAVAPLDAARAWYARVPLAELVAVTGGRHDALNDATHRTAAASVVLFLERLRLGADLPLIARVTR encoded by the coding sequence ATGACCGTGGCCGCAGCGGACACGCTCACCTGGACCGGTCCGCCGGAGGTCGCCCCGCGGGGCACGCTGGTCGTCCTGCCCGGGCGGGGCGAGCACCCCGGGATCTACGAGCGGTTCGGACGGCGGATCGCCGTCGACGGGTACCGGGTGACCGCCGTCGCCGACCCGGTCGCCGACGCCGGGAGAGCGGCGTCGCTGGTGGCGGCCGCGCTCGACGGGGCCCCGGGCCCGCACGTGCTCGTCGGCTCGGACACCGGCGCGCTGCTCGCCGCCGCGCTCGTGGCGGACGGCCGGGTCCCGGCCGACGCGCTGGTGCTGGCCGGGCTCCCCGCCGGACCCCCCGGCGCGCCGGAGCCGGACGGCGAGGTCGCCGCACGCACGGCCTGCCCGACGCACGCGGCCCGGATCGCCGCACCCGACGGCGTGCGCGCCGGCGCGCTGGCCGAGCCGGTGCCCGACGGCTGGCTCGAGCGCGCCGACCCCGCCCGGATCGGCGTCCCCGTGCTGGGACTGCACGGCGCCGCCGACGCCGTCGCCCCGCTCGACGCCGCCCGGGCCTGGTACGCCCGGGTGCCGCTGGCCGAGCTGGTCGCGGTCACCGGGGGACGGCACGACGCCCTCAACGACGCCACGCACCGCACCGCCGCCGCGTCGGTGGTGCTGTTCCTGGAGCGGCTGCGGCTCGGCGCGGACCTCCCGCTCATCGCACGGGTGACCCGGTGA
- a CDS encoding ABC transporter ATP-binding protein — MPESLLEVRDLSVVAGGTTVVEGVAFAVARGGSLGIVGESGSGKSLTCRSVLGILPPGCTNGPGTSIRFDGAELTGLDEPAWRPYRGARIGAVFQDPASYLNPSIPVGRQLAEVLRVRGGLGRRAARERAVTLLARTGLREPARVAGQYPHELSGGMAQRALIAIALALDPELLVADEATTALDVTVQAEVLDLLADLRERLGLALVLVSHDLAVVAQVCEEVLVLRDGAVVERGRAADVLRSPSHPYTRSLVESHERFGIERFREAVR; from the coding sequence GTGCCTGAGTCCCTGCTGGAGGTGCGCGACCTCTCGGTCGTCGCCGGCGGCACCACCGTCGTCGAGGGGGTGGCGTTCGCCGTCGCCCGCGGCGGCAGCCTCGGCATCGTCGGCGAGTCGGGCAGCGGCAAGTCGCTGACCTGCCGCTCCGTGCTCGGCATCCTGCCGCCCGGCTGCACGAACGGGCCGGGCACGTCGATCCGCTTCGACGGCGCCGAGCTCACCGGCCTCGACGAGCCCGCCTGGCGGCCCTACCGCGGCGCGCGGATCGGCGCCGTCTTCCAGGACCCCGCCTCCTACCTCAACCCCTCGATCCCGGTCGGGCGCCAGCTCGCGGAGGTGCTGCGCGTGCGCGGCGGGCTCGGCAGGCGGGCCGCCCGCGAGCGGGCCGTCACGCTGCTCGCCCGCACCGGCCTGCGGGAACCGGCCCGGGTCGCCGGGCAGTACCCGCACGAGCTCTCGGGCGGGATGGCGCAGCGGGCGCTCATCGCGATCGCCCTCGCGCTCGACCCCGAGCTGCTCGTCGCCGACGAGGCCACCACGGCGCTCGACGTCACCGTGCAGGCCGAGGTGCTCGACCTGCTCGCCGACCTGCGCGAACGGCTCGGGCTCGCCCTCGTGCTGGTCTCGCACGACCTGGCCGTGGTCGCGCAGGTGTGCGAGGAGGTGCTCGTGCTCCGGGACGGCGCGGTCGTCGAGCGGGGCCGGGCGGCCGACGTGCTGCGCTCCCCGTCCCACCCCTACACCCGGTCGCTGGTGGAGAGCCACGAGCGGTTCGGGATCGAGCGGTTCCGGGAGGCGGTCCGATGA
- a CDS encoding DUF5134 domain-containing protein, with protein MHHAGAGLWEAVLGAACLAAAVVFLARARRAPAHRSTALGHGVMAVAMGAMAAGGHGISAVLAAVSCLFALAGRGRGESSAAETLHSCAAGAAMVLMPLLPREHGGLAVGVLCLALTGYFAVRTGTWWHSLTSSRSRSEPAAHLVMGAAMATTFLTLV; from the coding sequence GTGCACCACGCGGGCGCGGGCCTCTGGGAGGCCGTCCTCGGCGCGGCGTGCCTCGCCGCCGCCGTGGTCTTCCTGGCCCGCGCCCGCCGGGCCCCGGCGCACCGCTCCACCGCGCTGGGGCACGGCGTCATGGCGGTCGCCATGGGCGCCATGGCGGCGGGCGGGCACGGGATCTCCGCCGTGCTCGCCGCCGTCTCCTGCCTGTTCGCCCTGGCCGGTCGCGGCCGGGGCGAGAGCAGCGCCGCCGAGACCCTGCACAGCTGCGCGGCCGGCGCGGCGATGGTGCTCATGCCGCTGCTCCCGCGCGAGCACGGCGGGCTCGCCGTCGGCGTGCTCTGCCTGGCCCTGACCGGCTACTTCGCGGTCCGGACCGGCACCTGGTGGCACTCCCTCACGAGCTCCCGCTCCCGTTCCGAGCCCGCCGCCCACCTCGTCATGGGAGCGGCCATGGCGACGACCTTCCTCACCCTGGTGTGA
- a CDS encoding ABC transporter permease, with protein MLRSVVRQRAGAVSLAVLAAVALLAVLGPALAPLDPLAQDARAVLQGPSPAHWLGTDNLGRDVASRLLAGSTLSLVAALEAVAAGLVLGVVPGLLSVLLGRTFEWVTLRVVDALVTLPFLVFAVAMTALLGNGLHQAMLAVGILIAPAFYRVTRAAAFPLVGAPFVEAAQLAGATPWFVLRRHVWPTVLPAVAVSTAGLLGSSLVIVSSLTFLGIGVQPPAPTWGGMLATDLLFLFQRPWGPLAPALLIVLAVGACHGLADALRDATAPREAVRA; from the coding sequence ATGCTGCGCTCCGTCGTCCGTCAGCGGGCCGGGGCGGTGTCGCTCGCGGTGCTGGCCGCGGTCGCGCTGCTCGCCGTCCTCGGGCCTGCGCTGGCGCCGCTCGACCCGCTCGCGCAGGACGCCCGTGCGGTCCTGCAGGGGCCGTCGCCCGCGCACTGGCTCGGGACCGACAACCTCGGCCGCGACGTGGCCTCCCGGCTGCTCGCGGGCTCGACGCTGTCGCTGGTGGCCGCGCTGGAGGCCGTCGCGGCCGGGCTGGTGCTCGGCGTCGTTCCGGGCCTGCTGTCGGTGCTGCTCGGGCGGACCTTCGAGTGGGTCACGCTGCGCGTGGTGGACGCGCTGGTCACGCTGCCGTTCCTGGTGTTCGCCGTGGCGATGACCGCGCTGCTCGGCAACGGGCTGCACCAGGCGATGCTCGCCGTCGGGATCCTCATCGCGCCGGCCTTCTACCGGGTCACCCGCGCCGCGGCGTTCCCGCTCGTCGGCGCCCCCTTCGTGGAGGCCGCGCAGCTCGCCGGCGCCACGCCCTGGTTCGTGCTGCGCCGCCACGTCTGGCCCACCGTGCTGCCGGCCGTCGCGGTGAGCACCGCGGGGCTGCTCGGCAGCAGCCTCGTCATCGTCTCCTCGCTGACGTTCCTCGGCATCGGCGTGCAGCCGCCCGCCCCGACCTGGGGCGGGATGCTCGCCACCGACCTGCTGTTCCTGTTCCAGCGCCCGTGGGGCCCGCTCGCCCCGGCGCTGCTCATCGTGCTGGCCGTCGGGGCGTGCCACGGCCTCGCCGACGCCCTGCGCGACGCGACCGCACCCCGGGAGGCCGTCCGTGCCTGA
- a CDS encoding alkaline phosphatase PhoX, which translates to MSSLHDVPHPHDDDTAPRPAGVNRRALLRAATAGGLGIAFAGSIDAVAGTAAHGAPTRVAAGYGPLVADPAATLALPEGFSYRIVAQAGVTTLSDGGEPTPSDMDGTACFATGGGFTLVNNHEIGGNEPFRVPARDGLTYDPGAGGGTTNIEVDADGERVGEYVSVAGTHNNCAGGVTPWGTWLTCEETEARAGGALTKDHGFVFEVSPVAEENPGNSPVPLTFLGRFAHEAVAVDPDSSVVYLTEDASGPNGLLYRWVPPAGFSGEKWELKALAEATGGSTAGALQAMRCLRGSQHVRDLSEATRPGTRYQVEWYDVPDRLAGTVPTRVQLPEDRVTRSRKFEGAWWGDGGAYIVASYARTEDGSVNPHDGQVWFYEPRTESITLQTIFGVNPAPEQDGTNFDGPDNITVSPYGGVILAEDGEGVQHLVGVTDQGQSYALARNDLNDNEFAGPTFSEDGAILFAAIQSPGHVFAITGPWRRPSNGS; encoded by the coding sequence ATGAGCTCGTTGCACGACGTTCCGCACCCGCACGACGACGACACCGCACCGCGACCGGCGGGGGTGAACCGCCGCGCGCTGCTGCGCGCCGCGACCGCAGGCGGCCTGGGGATCGCCTTCGCCGGCAGCATCGACGCCGTCGCCGGCACCGCGGCCCACGGCGCTCCCACCCGTGTCGCGGCCGGGTACGGCCCGCTGGTCGCCGACCCGGCGGCGACGCTGGCCCTGCCCGAGGGCTTCTCCTACCGCATCGTCGCCCAGGCCGGTGTGACCACGCTGTCCGACGGCGGCGAGCCCACGCCCAGCGACATGGACGGCACGGCCTGCTTCGCGACCGGTGGGGGCTTCACCCTGGTCAACAACCACGAGATCGGCGGCAACGAGCCGTTCCGGGTGCCGGCGCGCGACGGGCTCACCTACGACCCCGGCGCCGGCGGCGGCACCACGAACATCGAGGTCGACGCGGACGGGGAGCGCGTGGGCGAGTACGTCAGCGTCGCCGGCACGCACAACAACTGCGCCGGCGGCGTGACGCCCTGGGGCACCTGGCTCACCTGCGAGGAGACCGAGGCCCGGGCCGGGGGCGCGCTCACCAAGGACCACGGCTTCGTGTTCGAGGTCAGCCCGGTCGCGGAGGAGAACCCCGGCAACAGCCCGGTCCCGCTGACGTTCCTGGGCCGCTTCGCCCACGAGGCCGTCGCGGTCGACCCCGACTCGTCGGTCGTCTACCTCACCGAGGACGCGTCCGGGCCCAACGGGCTGCTCTACCGCTGGGTCCCGCCGGCGGGGTTCTCCGGCGAGAAGTGGGAGCTCAAGGCGCTCGCGGAGGCCACCGGCGGGAGCACGGCCGGCGCGCTGCAGGCCATGCGCTGCCTGCGCGGCAGCCAGCACGTCCGCGACCTGTCCGAAGCCACCCGCCCGGGCACCCGGTACCAGGTGGAGTGGTACGACGTCCCCGACCGGCTCGCCGGCACGGTCCCCACGCGGGTCCAGCTCCCCGAGGACCGGGTGACCCGCAGCCGCAAGTTCGAGGGCGCGTGGTGGGGCGACGGCGGCGCCTACATCGTGGCGAGCTACGCCCGGACCGAGGACGGCAGCGTCAACCCGCACGACGGCCAGGTCTGGTTCTACGAGCCGCGGACCGAGAGCATCACGCTGCAGACGATCTTCGGGGTCAACCCGGCCCCCGAGCAGGACGGGACGAACTTCGACGGCCCCGACAACATCACCGTGTCCCCCTACGGCGGGGTCATCCTCGCCGAGGACGGCGAAGGGGTGCAGCACCTCGTCGGGGTCACCGACCAGGGGCAGTCCTACGCCCTGGCCCGCAACGACCTCAACGACAACGAGTTCGCGGGCCCGACCTTCAGCGAGGACGGCGCGATCCTGTTCGCCGCGATCCAGTCACCCGGCCACGTCTTCGCCATCACCGGGCCGTGGCGCCGCCCGTCGAACGGCTCCTGA
- a CDS encoding ABC transporter ATP-binding protein, with translation MTLLEIRDLAVSLGRGRGRREVLHGVNLDVADGEVVGLIGETGSGKTTIARTVLGLHRPDRGTVTVDGVDVPALRGRRLRAFRHAGAVQYVFQDPLRSLDPDLPLGRSVGEGLEIRGTPAAETAERVAAALERVGLDPALAARRPGEVSGGQRQRAAIARAMVLAPRLLLADEPVSALDAAGRVQVLELLLRLREDGGPGMLFVSHDLGSVAGTTDRVAVLHRGRIVESGPTRRVVTAPEHPYTRLLVGSAPTVDGHSLSRTERAELRAELEEIA, from the coding sequence ATGACCCTGCTGGAGATCCGCGACCTGGCGGTGTCGCTCGGGCGCGGCCGGGGCCGTCGCGAGGTGCTGCACGGTGTCAACCTGGACGTGGCCGACGGCGAGGTCGTCGGGCTGATCGGGGAGACCGGGTCGGGCAAGACGACGATCGCGCGCACCGTCCTGGGCCTGCACCGCCCGGACCGGGGGACGGTCACCGTCGACGGGGTCGACGTGCCCGCGCTGCGCGGGCGGAGGCTGCGCGCGTTCCGGCACGCCGGCGCAGTGCAGTACGTGTTCCAGGACCCGCTGCGCAGCCTCGACCCCGACCTGCCGCTCGGGCGCTCGGTCGGGGAGGGGCTGGAGATCCGCGGCACGCCGGCCGCCGAGACCGCGGAGCGCGTCGCCGCCGCGCTGGAGCGGGTCGGGCTCGACCCCGCGCTGGCCGCGCGCCGGCCCGGCGAGGTCTCCGGGGGGCAGCGCCAGCGGGCCGCCATCGCCCGCGCGATGGTGCTCGCGCCGCGGCTGCTGCTCGCCGACGAGCCGGTGAGCGCGCTCGACGCGGCCGGGCGCGTGCAGGTGCTGGAGCTGCTGCTGCGCCTGCGGGAGGACGGCGGCCCCGGGATGCTGTTCGTCTCCCACGACCTGGGGTCGGTCGCCGGCACCACCGACCGGGTCGCGGTGCTGCACCGCGGCCGGATCGTCGAGTCCGGGCCGACGCGGCGCGTCGTCACCGCTCCGGAGCACCCCTACACCCGGCTGCTGGTCGGCTCCGCGCCGACGGTCGACGGGCACTCGCTGAGCCGTACCGAGCGCGCGGAGCTGCGCGCGGAACTGGAGGAGATCGCATGA